From the Bacteroidia bacterium genome, one window contains:
- a CDS encoding T9SS type A sorting domain-containing protein — MHNNLDSWSDAVYFAVSLVVAGQIVIRHPAFVPQTEDIDMNFRSTLLLLLLVLVSSGLIAQPSLPKTPKEDMSGRISPGNLTMWFSNNGILSFDPMRVAAGLEWPTGSGKFLAFSEGLLFGCRNPEPSVGGANYISGLQPGNILADGQASDPADPAHRIYMVRRMDRTSFENLSRVEQSRYILDFQEWPVHLGAPWIDGNRDGMYEADFDAWLEGTPGQDCPKFPGTEAAWFVMNDLDSARTTKLHGSDPVGVEIRMLIWGSDEAGVPANTLVRDIKIINRSGATLNDVYLSWWVDPEVGDPLDDFVGVDTIRNMAYAYNSRDHDNEYGVAPAIGWRLLQGPVVRDPNSVALYDYGWKQGYRNLPLSSFVHYINTDAVYRDPELSDESGATQCYNNMQGLTWNGAPFVNPVSNKTSVFTLNGNPLTGSGWVDGIVNPPDDRRMMMSTGPISLADGEEQQIIIGSVAALDTSAKASVYKLLVNSDEFLNFLLRHVTSASAPAAIPHFAISDVFPQPAADRITVRFDVDSPQHITLDVYDMLGRRLRRHLDLSTAAGSHSSTITTSGWAPGMYILRMQGAQGSVSRRFVVR; from the coding sequence ATGCATAATAACCTTGATTCCTGGTCGGATGCTGTGTACTTTGCCGTTTCGCTGGTCGTCGCCGGGCAAATAGTCATTCGTCATCCCGCATTCGTGCCACAAACCGAGGATATCGACATGAACTTTCGTAGTACCTTGTTGCTTCTCCTTCTCGTCCTCGTTTCATCCGGTCTGATCGCGCAACCTTCACTGCCCAAGACCCCGAAGGAAGATATGTCCGGCCGCATTTCTCCTGGCAATCTCACCATGTGGTTTTCCAACAACGGCATCCTGTCCTTCGATCCGATGCGTGTTGCTGCGGGACTGGAGTGGCCAACAGGTTCGGGGAAGTTCCTGGCCTTTTCCGAGGGATTACTCTTCGGTTGCCGGAATCCGGAGCCGTCGGTGGGCGGAGCCAATTACATTTCCGGCTTGCAACCTGGCAACATCCTCGCAGACGGACAGGCAAGCGATCCCGCCGATCCGGCGCACCGCATCTACATGGTTCGCAGAATGGACCGGACGTCCTTCGAAAACCTGAGTAGAGTCGAACAGTCGCGGTACATTTTGGACTTTCAGGAATGGCCGGTGCATCTGGGCGCTCCGTGGATTGACGGAAACAGAGACGGCATGTACGAAGCGGATTTTGACGCCTGGCTCGAAGGCACACCCGGCCAGGATTGCCCGAAATTTCCGGGAACGGAAGCGGCGTGGTTCGTCATGAACGATCTCGACAGCGCGCGCACGACGAAGCTGCACGGCTCCGATCCCGTGGGCGTCGAAATCCGCATGCTGATCTGGGGTTCGGATGAAGCCGGCGTCCCGGCAAATACACTCGTGCGCGACATCAAAATCATCAACCGGAGCGGGGCCACGCTGAATGACGTCTACCTGTCCTGGTGGGTGGATCCAGAAGTCGGCGACCCCTTGGACGATTTCGTCGGAGTCGACACCATCCGCAATATGGCCTACGCGTACAACAGCAGGGATCACGACAACGAATACGGCGTTGCACCGGCTATCGGCTGGAGATTGCTGCAGGGTCCGGTAGTCCGCGATCCAAACTCGGTGGCGCTGTATGATTACGGCTGGAAGCAAGGCTACCGCAATCTGCCGCTGAGCAGCTTCGTGCATTATATAAACACCGACGCGGTGTACCGCGACCCGGAACTGAGCGATGAAAGCGGCGCTACACAGTGCTACAACAACATGCAGGGGCTGACGTGGAACGGCGCGCCGTTCGTCAATCCTGTGAGTAACAAAACGAGCGTATTTACCCTCAATGGCAATCCCCTGACGGGCAGCGGCTGGGTGGACGGCATCGTGAATCCACCCGACGACAGGCGCATGATGATGAGCACCGGTCCGATATCTCTCGCCGACGGGGAAGAGCAGCAAATCATTATCGGATCGGTGGCCGCGCTGGACACCTCCGCGAAAGCGAGTGTCTATAAATTACTCGTCAACAGTGATGAATTCCTGAATTTTTTACTGCGCCATGTGACGTCGGCGTCGGCACCGGCAGCGATCCCACACTTTGCCATTTCGGACGTGTTTCCCCAGCCCGCAGCGGACAGGATAACAGTGCGCTTCGATGTGGACAGTCCGCAGCACATCACGCTTGACGTGTACGACATGCTGGGCCGGCGACTGCGGCGCCATCTCGATCTGTCCACTGCCGCAGGCAGCCACAGCAGCACAATCACAACGAGCGGCTGGGCTCCGGGCATGTATATACTCCGAATGCAAGGTGCACAGGGGAGTGTGAGCAGGCGCTTTGTCGTACGATAA
- a CDS encoding SPFH domain-containing protein translates to MATWLIVIVVLVLVAGFIFWMTRQYRKAGPNEVLVISGRRSVITTPDGAKQEIGYKFRIGGGSFVNPFSEQADTLPIEVVSVNIRTPEVLSKDGIPILSESSAQVKIDSNEYSIFLATQNFMGGGTDAVREVAQTVLEGKVRESIGSMTVEELYQNRQEFANRVYNAVVRDLGSMGLVMISFALKDVTDTQGYLEALSKPRIAAAKRDAIVKQAEYDRDAEIFAAQAKKEADIAKLVAAAEVAGRNWRNEELKAKSQIEVSKVRAAADTSYELERHKLAQEVKREEYKVKFIETEEQAKVQTEEIKRKEKELEANVIKPAEARKVQIQTEAEAESFRALREAETKATVRARENELDAERIKMLGKSEADAMTEKAKAYGEYNQTAHYQMILDILPELTKNIAEPLSRIDKITMISGADGKLGTSQITGQVADILANVPEVVKSLTGVDLAKYLREKLGGDA, encoded by the coding sequence ATGGCTACCTGGCTCATCGTCATCGTCGTTCTCGTTCTTGTCGCCGGCTTCATCTTCTGGATGACGCGGCAGTACAGGAAGGCCGGTCCCAACGAGGTGCTGGTCATCTCCGGCCGGCGCAGCGTCATTACGACGCCCGACGGCGCAAAGCAGGAAATTGGCTATAAATTCCGCATCGGTGGCGGTTCCTTCGTCAATCCTTTCAGCGAGCAAGCGGATACGCTGCCCATCGAGGTTGTCAGCGTCAACATCCGCACCCCGGAAGTGCTGTCCAAGGACGGCATCCCCATACTTTCCGAATCTTCCGCACAGGTCAAAATCGATTCCAACGAGTACTCGATTTTCCTCGCAACGCAAAACTTCATGGGTGGCGGCACCGACGCGGTGCGCGAAGTGGCCCAGACGGTGCTCGAAGGCAAGGTGCGCGAAAGCATCGGCAGCATGACGGTGGAGGAGCTGTATCAGAATCGCCAGGAATTCGCCAACCGCGTGTACAACGCCGTGGTGCGTGATCTCGGCAGCATGGGTCTCGTCATGATTTCTTTCGCGCTGAAGGACGTCACCGATACGCAGGGCTATCTCGAAGCGCTCAGCAAGCCGCGCATCGCGGCCGCCAAGCGCGACGCCATCGTCAAGCAGGCCGAGTACGACCGCGACGCGGAAATTTTTGCCGCGCAGGCGAAAAAGGAAGCCGATATCGCCAAGCTTGTCGCCGCCGCCGAAGTGGCCGGCCGCAACTGGCGTAACGAAGAACTCAAGGCAAAATCCCAAATCGAAGTCAGTAAAGTGCGCGCCGCCGCCGATACTTCCTACGAGCTCGAACGCCACAAACTTGCGCAGGAAGTGAAGCGCGAGGAATACAAGGTCAAGTTCATCGAGACCGAAGAGCAAGCCAAGGTGCAGACCGAGGAAATCAAGCGCAAAGAAAAGGAACTCGAAGCCAACGTCATCAAGCCGGCCGAAGCCCGCAAAGTGCAGATTCAGACCGAAGCCGAGGCCGAAAGCTTCCGCGCCCTCCGTGAAGCGGAAACGAAAGCCACTGTCCGCGCGCGCGAAAATGAACTCGACGCGGAGCGCATCAAAATGCTCGGCAAGTCCGAAGCCGACGCCATGACCGAAAAAGCCAAGGCCTACGGCGAGTACAATCAGACCGCACACTATCAGATGATTCTGGACATCCTGCCCGAGCTCACGAAAAATATCGCCGAGCCGCTCTCGCGTATCGACAAGATCACGATGATCAGCGGCGCCGACGGCAAGCTCGGCACCTCGCAGATCACCGGCCAGGTGGCGGACATTCTCGCCAACGTGCCCGAGGTCGTCAAGTCCCTCACGGGCGTCGATCTCGCGAAATACCTCAGGGAAAAACTCGGCGGCGATGCGTAA